One genomic region from Acidobacteriota bacterium encodes:
- a CDS encoding DNA topoisomerase IB has translation MKMWSEGREILETKGIRRRGSKKSGFRYEWPDGRSVGRSHIERIDALVIPPAWKNVRIAPEEDADLQAVGTDARGRTQYLYREAYRQQREMEKFVRIVEFAETLPRLRRRVSKDLGGEGLSWDRVVAGSVRLLDQAFFRVGNERSAREDETFGLTTFRPEHVRIEGDEVHFEFTGKWKKTQQRGVRDPKLARLIEEMMSVAGGEVFKYERDGNVYDLKGRHVNDYIQQVAGPDFSAKDFRTWAGTLVASTVLAMIEPAETESKRKRQITQAVKSTAEILGNTPAVCRSSYICPRLLVEFSEGRSFEGMRLPSRRRVVAMTKLSVQERALVTFLRETIADRRSEPREDAEAS, from the coding sequence ATGAAGATGTGGAGCGAAGGGAGGGAGATTCTCGAGACGAAGGGCATCCGCCGTCGTGGATCGAAGAAGAGTGGCTTCCGTTACGAATGGCCGGACGGCAGGTCCGTCGGGCGGAGCCACATCGAGCGGATCGACGCTCTGGTCATTCCGCCAGCCTGGAAGAACGTCCGCATTGCCCCGGAGGAGGACGCGGATCTGCAGGCCGTCGGGACCGATGCCCGCGGCAGGACGCAGTATCTGTATCGCGAGGCGTATCGCCAGCAGCGTGAAATGGAGAAATTCGTCCGGATCGTGGAGTTTGCCGAGACGCTCCCCCGGCTCCGCCGCCGGGTATCGAAGGATCTTGGTGGAGAAGGGCTTTCCTGGGATCGCGTCGTGGCGGGCTCGGTGCGGCTGCTGGATCAGGCGTTCTTTCGAGTCGGCAACGAGAGAAGCGCCCGGGAGGACGAGACATTCGGGCTGACCACCTTTCGGCCCGAGCACGTGAGGATCGAGGGGGATGAGGTCCACTTCGAGTTCACCGGCAAGTGGAAAAAAACACAGCAGCGAGGAGTTCGCGATCCGAAGCTCGCCAGACTGATCGAAGAGATGATGTCGGTGGCCGGCGGCGAGGTCTTCAAATACGAGCGGGACGGGAACGTTTACGATCTGAAAGGCCGGCACGTGAACGACTACATCCAGCAGGTCGCGGGCCCCGACTTCTCGGCCAAGGATTTTCGTACGTGGGCAGGAACGCTGGTCGCGTCGACGGTTCTCGCGATGATCGAGCCGGCTGAGACCGAAAGCAAACGAAAACGGCAGATCACTCAGGCGGTGAAATCGACCGCCGAGATTCTCGGCAACACGCCCGCGGTCTGCCGCTCGTCCTACATCTGCCCGCGACTGCTGGTCGAATTTTCCGAGGGGCGGTCGTTCGAGGGGATGCGATTGCCATCGCGTCGAAGGGTCGTGGCGATGACGAAGCTGTCGGTTCAGGAGCGGGCGCTGGTGACATTCCTTCGTGAGACGATCGCGGATCGCCGCAGCGAGCCGCGTGAGGATGCCGAGGCCAGCTAA
- a CDS encoding TonB family protein — protein MASPDKPYARYGPYILLRMLEESVWTQTWRAGRLVNQNLEENVTLLRFNHGDLEGLAHAMKATQPPAGEVAEAAVAGGQRYDVIGFDPVITWNYTGGRSLRHLLRIAGGDQSNHPNPIPIDQALAIAERLAQALEASSRKGTRHGALLPSFVWMDDDGGLHIVGHGLHAGILGSLADPLIRDSIGGFFAPELVESGEPTPSSEVYAVGAILLTMLTGKDPAPVAVETLGSTMTANGEAIPEDVREILERSLATTPSDRYGSPEQLKKAIGKLTHGGAYAPTTFNLAFYFHSVFREELDREAAELEREKGLDPKLVPPFKATTPRPLPGASRKTGDEVRGPFAAHADAAENASKGRRTALVAVALLALLLAAGAAGWYFVAGPGATTKESPATESVPAIAEATPPEPSEDIGLVAITDTGPTPSEIEQTDTAEPEPTDTVEEEREAMIRAEIERRVQAELDEYQRELDRQLASDRAALAAERARLAEQNQPEPSAPRQAQPQTPEENPPATGTAERELRPSPAEELDRATPESSRQQPPATTTAPATTTTATTTAPPPARETAPVQPPPEPAVQEGDLVGFNELDTKPTFARRARTEYPAIARRQKIEETILVSVLISETGKVLETKIVKGESRRLGFDGSAIRALEGSTFNPGIKDGKRVRTWWVVPVSFRLSN, from the coding sequence ATGGCTTCACCAGACAAGCCTTACGCGAGGTACGGTCCCTACATCCTTCTGAGGATGCTGGAGGAGTCGGTTTGGACTCAGACCTGGCGCGCCGGCCGTCTGGTCAACCAGAACCTCGAAGAGAACGTCACGCTTCTCCGCTTCAATCACGGCGACCTCGAGGGTCTCGCTCACGCGATGAAGGCAACGCAGCCTCCGGCAGGGGAAGTCGCCGAAGCGGCGGTCGCCGGGGGCCAGCGCTACGACGTCATCGGTTTCGATCCGGTCATCACCTGGAATTACACCGGAGGTCGCTCCCTCCGTCATCTTCTCAGGATCGCCGGCGGCGATCAGAGCAACCATCCGAATCCGATTCCGATCGACCAGGCCCTCGCCATCGCGGAGCGTCTGGCGCAGGCGCTCGAGGCTTCCTCCCGCAAAGGAACACGCCATGGCGCCCTGCTTCCTTCTTTCGTCTGGATGGACGACGATGGCGGCCTCCACATCGTGGGGCACGGCCTTCACGCCGGCATCCTCGGCTCGCTTGCCGATCCTCTGATCCGGGATTCCATCGGCGGTTTCTTCGCGCCGGAGCTCGTCGAGTCGGGCGAACCGACCCCCTCCTCCGAGGTTTATGCCGTGGGAGCCATCCTCCTGACGATGCTCACCGGAAAAGACCCCGCCCCCGTAGCGGTCGAGACGCTCGGCTCGACGATGACGGCTAACGGCGAGGCGATTCCGGAAGACGTGCGCGAAATTCTCGAACGGAGTCTGGCGACGACCCCGTCGGACCGCTACGGCTCGCCCGAGCAGCTGAAGAAGGCGATCGGCAAATTGACCCACGGTGGGGCCTATGCACCGACGACGTTCAATCTGGCGTTCTACTTCCACAGTGTCTTCCGGGAAGAGCTCGACAGGGAGGCCGCTGAGCTCGAGAGGGAGAAGGGCCTCGACCCGAAGCTGGTACCACCTTTCAAAGCGACGACACCCCGACCATTACCCGGCGCCTCCAGAAAAACCGGAGACGAAGTTCGCGGGCCGTTCGCCGCTCACGCCGACGCGGCAGAAAACGCGAGCAAAGGACGCAGGACCGCGCTCGTCGCCGTCGCACTGCTCGCACTACTCCTCGCCGCAGGGGCCGCGGGCTGGTACTTCGTGGCCGGCCCGGGTGCCACCACGAAAGAGTCCCCTGCGACCGAAAGTGTCCCTGCCATCGCCGAAGCCACACCTCCGGAGCCCTCCGAAGACATCGGCCTAGTTGCAATCACAGATACCGGTCCGACGCCGTCGGAAATCGAACAGACCGACACGGCCGAGCCGGAGCCGACCGACACGGTCGAGGAGGAGCGGGAAGCAATGATCCGCGCGGAGATCGAGCGGCGTGTTCAGGCGGAGCTGGATGAGTACCAGCGCGAGCTCGACCGGCAGCTCGCGTCCGACCGTGCCGCACTCGCGGCGGAGCGTGCGCGGCTGGCGGAGCAGAATCAGCCCGAACCGAGCGCGCCGCGGCAGGCTCAGCCGCAAACCCCGGAAGAGAATCCGCCCGCAACCGGGACCGCCGAAAGGGAGCTCCGCCCGTCACCAGCCGAGGAGCTCGACCGCGCCACGCCTGAATCTTCCCGGCAGCAGCCCCCGGCGACAACGACCGCCCCCGCCACCACGACGACCGCGACGACCACTGCCCCGCCCCCGGCCCGCGAGACCGCGCCGGTCCAGCCCCCGCCCGAGCCTGCGGTCCAGGAGGGGGACCTCGTCGGATTCAATGAGCTCGACACGAAGCCGACCTTCGCGCGACGGGCACGGACCGAGTACCCCGCCATCGCACGGCGTCAGAAGATCGAGGAAACCATTCTCGTCAGTGTCCTGATCTCCGAGACGGGGAAAGTTCTCGAAACGAAGATCGTCAAGGGTGAAAGCCGGCGCCTCGGGTTCGACGGGTCGGCCATCCGGGCCCTCGAAGGTTCCACGTTCAATCCCGGCATCAAGGATGGCAAGCGGGTCCGGACCTGGTGGGTCGTACCCGTCAGCTTCCGACTCAGCAATTAG
- the mltG gene encoding endolytic transglycosylase MltG: MKREGRIAKKKARSGCSRIFRLGLTLFIALAIFAIAGGIFIQRALTTPWKGWEGDRTIVEIEKGSSTRAALARLETEGLLRDHFVPLIYMTVVRPNASIKAGRYAFTEPATPLAVVDKLVRGDTLLDSITIREGLDRYAIAEIMENAGFGTRDEWIAATDDPTAIRDLAPEAESLEGYLFPDTYNLDPGTSVATIVGLMIDNFRSQFGQELAFISTDLSVHETVTLASIVELEARLPEERSLIAGVYYNRINRGMRLQADPSVIYALKLDQRWDGNIRKPDLSMDSPYNTYRTAGLPPGPIGNPGLASLTAAAHPEETEYYYFVSRNDGSHVFSKTLDEHNRNVQVYQRDYWRDRRLAESESETTTSTR; the protein is encoded by the coding sequence ATGAAAAGGGAGGGTCGGATCGCTAAGAAGAAAGCCAGAAGTGGTTGCTCACGCATTTTCAGGCTGGGCCTCACTCTGTTCATCGCACTCGCGATCTTCGCAATCGCAGGTGGGATCTTCATTCAACGTGCGCTGACCACTCCGTGGAAGGGGTGGGAAGGCGATCGCACGATCGTCGAGATCGAAAAGGGGTCGTCCACCCGAGCCGCGCTCGCCCGGCTGGAGACCGAGGGGCTGCTGCGCGATCATTTCGTTCCGCTGATCTACATGACTGTCGTCCGACCGAATGCATCAATCAAGGCTGGCCGGTACGCTTTCACCGAACCCGCGACGCCTCTCGCCGTGGTCGACAAACTCGTACGAGGCGATACCCTGCTCGATTCGATCACCATCCGCGAGGGCCTCGACCGCTACGCCATCGCCGAGATCATGGAGAACGCAGGTTTTGGAACGCGAGACGAGTGGATTGCGGCAACCGACGATCCAACCGCCATCCGGGACCTCGCCCCCGAGGCTGAATCGCTCGAAGGCTACCTCTTTCCGGACACCTACAATCTCGATCCCGGGACCTCCGTCGCTACCATCGTCGGTCTCATGATCGACAACTTCCGATCTCAGTTCGGCCAGGAGCTCGCCTTCATCTCGACAGATCTCTCGGTTCACGAGACCGTGACCCTGGCGTCGATCGTCGAGCTGGAGGCACGCCTCCCCGAAGAGCGATCTCTCATCGCGGGGGTCTATTACAACCGGATCAACCGGGGGATGCGCCTGCAGGCCGACCCGTCCGTGATCTATGCGCTCAAGCTCGATCAGCGCTGGGACGGCAATATTCGAAAACCCGATCTGTCGATGGACTCGCCGTACAACACCTATCGGACAGCGGGCCTCCCCCCCGGACCAATAGGTAATCCCGGACTCGCCAGTCTCACCGCAGCCGCCCACCCGGAAGAGACCGAGTATTACTACTTCGTCTCGAGAAATGACGGATCCCACGTCTTTTCGAAGACTCTCGACGAGCACAACCGGAATGTGCAGGTGTATCAGCGCGACTACTGGCGGGATCGCCGACTCGCCGAAAGCGAGAGCGAGACGACGACCTCGACCCGGTGA
- the ruvX gene encoding Holliday junction resolvase RuvX, with translation MPTLGVDWGAKRVGIALSSSDMLATPLGILPNAGDLVATLIEIGERESVDRFVVGIPRVIAETPETRRITRMVDELRQRSCKEVLVWDESYSTVEAESRRRSRGASHRKKRHLDDEAAAIMLQAWLDEKGGSDR, from the coding sequence ATGCCGACCCTTGGTGTGGACTGGGGTGCGAAGCGAGTCGGAATCGCGCTCAGCTCCTCCGACATGCTCGCAACTCCACTCGGAATCCTCCCCAACGCCGGCGATCTGGTGGCCACGCTGATCGAGATCGGCGAGCGCGAATCGGTCGACCGGTTCGTCGTCGGGATCCCCCGCGTGATCGCCGAGACTCCCGAGACCCGGCGAATTACGAGGATGGTGGACGAGCTGCGGCAACGGTCCTGCAAGGAGGTCCTCGTCTGGGACGAGTCGTACTCGACGGTCGAGGCCGAATCCCGTCGCAGGTCGAGAGGGGCGTCGCACCGGAAAAAACGGCACCTGGACGACGAGGCGGCTGCGATCATGCTTCAGGCATGGCTCGATGAAAAGGGAGGGTCGGATCGCTAA
- a CDS encoding PilT/PilU family type 4a pilus ATPase produces the protein MKNFNLDAILEAMLKVSDRVSDLNFSVGRPPQVEVDGKLVPVNFPGLPRLTPFQTETIAFHMLRSDRELIRTLVDSGSTDLSYSISGKTRFRVNIFSQRGSYAIVLRAIPEGIPSLEQLGLPKELLNVSKLKNGIVLVTGPTGSGKSTTLAAIINQINQEHAYHIVTIEDPIEYMHRHQKSTVNQREVGADTKTFALALRAALRQAPKVILIGEMRDVETIEIAMEAAETGHLVLSTLHTIDASKTIDRIIGVFPKDEEQQVRTRFSQSFRYVVSQRLIPKIGGGRVAVLEILKSTMRTRDYVMKGESEGRSLTDAMHDGSVDGMQTFDDELEKLWNNGVIDKDTALVYATNPTNLALRLTDEPSNAPKKGKSSDESDSGSMLSMLE, from the coding sequence ATGAAAAATTTCAATCTCGATGCGATTCTCGAAGCGATGCTGAAGGTCTCTGACCGGGTCTCGGACCTCAATTTCTCGGTCGGAAGACCGCCTCAGGTCGAGGTCGACGGCAAGCTGGTTCCGGTCAACTTTCCGGGCCTGCCGCGTCTGACTCCCTTCCAGACCGAGACGATCGCTTTTCACATGTTGCGGAGCGACCGCGAGCTCATCAGGACGCTGGTCGACAGCGGGTCGACCGACCTTTCCTACTCGATCTCCGGCAAGACGCGCTTTCGCGTGAATATCTTCTCGCAGCGGGGAAGTTACGCGATCGTTCTGCGGGCCATCCCGGAGGGAATCCCGAGTCTCGAACAGCTCGGCCTTCCAAAGGAGCTGCTCAACGTTTCCAAATTGAAGAACGGAATCGTGCTGGTGACCGGGCCGACCGGTTCGGGCAAGTCGACCACCCTGGCCGCGATCATCAATCAGATCAACCAGGAGCACGCATACCACATCGTCACGATCGAGGATCCGATCGAGTACATGCACCGCCATCAGAAATCGACGGTGAATCAGCGTGAGGTCGGCGCAGACACGAAAACCTTCGCGCTGGCGCTCCGCGCGGCTCTCCGCCAGGCTCCGAAAGTGATTCTCATCGGAGAGATGCGCGACGTCGAGACGATCGAGATCGCGATGGAAGCGGCCGAAACGGGGCATCTCGTTCTCTCGACCCTCCATACGATCGATGCATCGAAGACGATCGATCGAATCATCGGCGTGTTCCCGAAGGATGAAGAACAGCAGGTCAGGACCCGGTTCTCGCAATCGTTCCGCTACGTCGTTTCGCAGCGACTGATTCCGAAGATCGGAGGGGGGCGCGTCGCCGTTCTGGAGATTCTGAAGTCGACCATGCGGACGCGCGACTACGTCATGAAGGGCGAAAGCGAAGGGCGCTCGCTGACCGATGCAATGCACGACGGAAGCGTCGACGGTATGCAGACGTTCGACGACGAGCTCGAAAAACTCTGGAACAATGGAGTGATCGACAAGGACACGGCTCTGGTATACGCAACCAATCCGACGAATCTGGCTCTGCGGTTGACCGATGAGCCATCGAACGCACCGAAAAAGGGGAAGAGCTCGGACGAGTCAGACAGCGGATCGATGCTCTCGATGCTGGAGTAG
- a CDS encoding thymidine kinase: protein MESHRGGRIEIITGGMFSGKSEELIRRLRRALIARQKVQVFKPLIDDRFSLEEVVSRDERRLKAAPVASSEELRGRIELGVQVVGVDEVQFFDQGIIDVAMELADAGIRVIAAGLDQDYLRRPFGPMAGLLSVAELVTKVHAVCVRCGGVAHYSQRIAGGESQVEVGDSSYEPRCRVCYERYVPKNEPEPVQLKFGPRPEKQKS from the coding sequence ATGGAGAGCCATCGAGGGGGAAGGATCGAGATCATTACCGGCGGTATGTTCTCCGGAAAATCGGAGGAATTGATCCGCCGGCTTCGGCGCGCGCTCATCGCCCGCCAGAAAGTCCAGGTCTTCAAGCCCCTGATCGACGACCGGTTCAGCCTCGAGGAAGTGGTGTCACGGGATGAGCGCCGCCTCAAGGCAGCCCCCGTGGCGAGCTCCGAGGAGCTTCGTGGCCGCATCGAGCTCGGAGTGCAGGTCGTTGGAGTCGACGAAGTCCAGTTCTTCGACCAGGGGATCATCGATGTTGCCATGGAGCTCGCCGACGCCGGAATCCGGGTGATTGCAGCCGGGCTCGACCAGGACTACCTTCGCCGTCCCTTCGGGCCGATGGCCGGGCTCCTCTCGGTCGCCGAGCTCGTCACGAAAGTCCACGCCGTTTGCGTCCGGTGCGGCGGTGTGGCGCACTACTCCCAGCGGATTGCGGGAGGAGAATCCCAGGTCGAGGTCGGAGACAGCTCCTACGAACCTAGATGCAGGGTCTGCTACGAGCGATATGTGCCGAAAAACGAGCCCGAGCCGGTCCAGTTGAAGTTCGGCCCCCGCCCAGAGAAGCAAAAGAGCTAG
- a CDS encoding OmpA family protein encodes MGPRKKSLLLFAAVILAAPMLSAQMTITYDDQVSLVHPTATGELGLFTTIAGTTLEQGDWSFSIYWNNYDYLAAPPLDSMIIPSRRSFREMDIEEDVVSLSFGYGLTDRWEIAFSLPYHIIENNAGDLSGFVNGFPYAGKFDDNGLGKLHVGTKIALLDPDTSDSNLALSIFADLPTGDDDSGIATDGVDYGLGLHWNRGMWFVGGQYEITADRDLDAALTNVGLVSDVDVADELRVNVGLNTPLNFWETTNWINEINTILYTGGDDIGSPDDIVYWVTGLRHWFGDSGWALNAGLRTNLTMLGSDNGSCPIGGLLGLSFAPMYLTPPPPPPAIVPPPPPPRPRVVPPPPPVVEPQEPVELRVDEIHFEPGSARVTNIAKAILDDVALRMRQEPAATAIVIGYTDNREDTGPNRDLARRRAEAARDYLVSRHGIDPSRITIEARGTSDPVGDNSTEQGRQQNRRVVIRLIVP; translated from the coding sequence TTGGGTCCACGCAAGAAATCACTTCTGTTGTTTGCAGCCGTCATTCTCGCAGCTCCGATGTTGAGCGCGCAGATGACCATCACCTATGACGACCAGGTTTCTCTGGTCCATCCGACCGCAACCGGCGAGCTCGGACTTTTCACCACGATCGCCGGGACTACGCTCGAGCAGGGAGACTGGTCGTTCAGCATCTATTGGAACAACTATGACTATCTCGCCGCCCCTCCACTCGATTCGATGATCATTCCGAGTCGGCGATCCTTCCGGGAGATGGACATCGAAGAGGACGTGGTCAGTCTGTCGTTCGGATATGGTCTCACGGATCGCTGGGAGATCGCGTTCTCGCTGCCGTATCACATCATCGAGAACAACGCGGGAGATCTTTCGGGTTTCGTCAACGGTTTCCCGTACGCGGGCAAATTCGATGACAACGGCCTCGGAAAGCTTCACGTAGGAACCAAGATCGCTCTCCTCGATCCCGACACCAGCGATTCGAACCTCGCCCTTTCGATCTTCGCCGATCTTCCGACAGGCGACGATGACAGCGGCATCGCCACCGACGGTGTCGATTACGGGCTCGGTCTTCACTGGAATCGCGGGATGTGGTTCGTCGGAGGGCAGTACGAGATCACGGCCGATCGAGATCTCGACGCCGCTCTTACGAACGTAGGACTGGTGAGCGACGTCGACGTCGCGGACGAGCTTCGCGTCAACGTCGGTCTGAACACACCTTTGAACTTCTGGGAAACGACGAACTGGATCAACGAGATCAACACGATTCTCTACACCGGAGGCGACGACATCGGATCGCCCGACGACATCGTCTACTGGGTCACCGGCCTTCGCCACTGGTTCGGTGACAGCGGCTGGGCGCTCAACGCGGGGCTCAGGACGAACCTGACCATGCTTGGAAGCGACAACGGGAGCTGCCCGATCGGCGGCCTTCTCGGGCTTTCATTCGCCCCGATGTATCTGACACCGCCACCGCCGCCACCGGCCATTGTTCCGCCGCCGCCGCCGCCGCGACCCAGGGTCGTTCCTCCGCCGCCACCCGTCGTCGAGCCACAGGAACCGGTCGAACTGCGAGTGGACGAGATTCACTTCGAGCCGGGTTCGGCCCGAGTCACCAACATTGCCAAGGCGATCCTCGACGACGTTGCCCTCCGGATGAGGCAGGAACCGGCCGCAACCGCAATCGTGATCGGCTATACCGACAATCGTGAGGACACCGGTCCGAACCGTGACCTGGCCCGCCGTCGCGCCGAAGCAGCACGCGACTACCTGGTCAGCCGCCACGGCATCGACCCGTCGCGCATCACGATCGAAGCACGCGGTACCAGCGACCCGGTCGGCGACAACTCGACCGAGCAGGGACGTCAGCAAAACCGCCGCGTCGTGATCAGGCTGATCGTGCCGTAA
- a CDS encoding BON domain-containing protein, producing MKDQIRTRLGIAIGILSMCIALPAIGATPEQIEEELASSPLIIDELQVVEVEGITIVRGRAAEESVIEAALAFVRARSERPVISAIEIVEKVDDATIERRVERALHLNENLENASISVAAVDGVVELTGTVENELQILAAEDTAGTVREVLSIRNLLRLRS from the coding sequence ATGAAAGACCAGATCCGCACCCGTCTCGGAATTGCCATCGGGATCCTCTCGATGTGCATCGCGCTGCCGGCCATCGGAGCCACGCCGGAACAGATCGAGGAAGAGCTCGCGAGCTCTCCCCTGATCATCGACGAGCTCCAGGTCGTGGAAGTCGAAGGAATCACGATCGTACGAGGGCGGGCCGCCGAAGAGAGTGTGATTGAAGCTGCGCTGGCGTTCGTACGGGCGCGGTCGGAACGTCCCGTGATCTCGGCGATTGAGATCGTCGAGAAGGTCGATGACGCCACGATCGAAAGGCGAGTCGAGCGCGCCCTCCATCTCAACGAGAATCTCGAGAATGCCTCCATCTCGGTCGCGGCGGTCGACGGAGTCGTCGAGCTGACCGGCACGGTCGAAAATGAGCTTCAGATCCTCGCAGCAGAGGACACGGCTGGAACGGTCAGAGAAGTGCTCAGTATCCGGAACCTTCTGCGGCTGAGGTCGTGA
- a CDS encoding deoxyguanosinetriphosphate triphosphohydrolase — translation MLEQIETETLAPRAARSRETRGRDREEPNDDFRPSYARDRDRIVHCKAFRRLKHKTQVFLAPEGDHYRTRLTHVLEVTQVARTIARSLRLNETLTEAIGLGHDLGHSPFGHAGEAALNKLIRGGFDHYRQSVRVVEKLENDGAGLNLTIEVRDGILKHSKGQHGELLRSRPKSRALTLEGDVVRISDIIAYVNHDIDDGIRAGLLGPEDIPKEIRSVLGNTGAERIDRMVRDVVSRSLAVELESIDMSPEVYEALETLRKYMFENLYLTPTVREQFIKAQGLLQALFEAVTNDPERFLEVEEGETVERLTIDFIAGMTDRYAINLYEELFVPSRWQAGRPAAG, via the coding sequence ATGCTCGAGCAGATCGAGACGGAAACGCTGGCGCCCCGGGCGGCCCGGAGCCGGGAGACTCGCGGAAGGGATCGCGAGGAGCCGAACGACGATTTCCGTCCCTCTTATGCAAGGGATCGCGACCGGATCGTTCACTGCAAGGCATTTCGCCGGCTCAAACACAAGACCCAGGTGTTTCTCGCTCCGGAGGGGGACCACTACCGGACGCGGCTGACTCATGTACTCGAGGTGACCCAGGTCGCGAGGACGATCGCCCGATCGCTGAGACTCAACGAGACCCTCACCGAGGCGATCGGACTCGGCCACGATCTCGGTCACTCGCCGTTCGGCCATGCGGGCGAGGCTGCGCTCAACAAACTGATCCGCGGGGGATTCGATCACTACCGGCAGAGCGTCCGGGTGGTCGAGAAGCTGGAGAACGATGGCGCGGGGCTCAACCTCACGATTGAAGTGCGCGACGGGATCCTGAAACATTCGAAAGGGCAGCATGGGGAGCTTCTCCGCTCCCGCCCGAAGTCGCGAGCCCTGACCCTCGAGGGGGACGTGGTACGGATCTCCGACATCATCGCCTACGTCAACCACGACATCGACGACGGGATCAGGGCCGGGCTCCTCGGACCCGAAGACATTCCGAAGGAAATCCGCTCGGTGCTCGGCAATACCGGGGCGGAACGGATCGACCGGATGGTTCGCGACGTGGTATCGCGGTCGCTCGCCGTGGAGCTCGAGTCGATCGACATGTCTCCCGAAGTTTACGAAGCGCTGGAAACGCTCAGGAAGTACATGTTCGAGAACCTCTATCTGACGCCGACCGTCCGCGAGCAGTTCATCAAGGCGCAGGGTCTTCTGCAGGCTCTGTTCGAAGCGGTCACCAATGATCCGGAACGTTTTCTCGAGGTCGAAGAGGGCGAAACCGTCGAGCGTCTGACGATCGACTTCATCGCCGGCATGACCGACCGGTACGCGATCAACCTCTACGAGGAGCTGTTCGTCCCGTCGCGCTGGCAGGCCGGGCGGCCGGCGGCGGGGTGA
- the tyrS gene encoding tyrosine--tRNA ligase codes for MAFDEIPLTVSGSIDDQLGYLTKGTVDVIERPELRRKLERSGREGKPLLIKAGFDPTAPDIHLGHTVVIRKMRQFQQLGHRVAFLIGDFTGIIGDPSGKKSTRPELSRDQILRNAETYRRQIFKLLDPEKTEIVFNSEWLMKLGADGMVRLAGKYTVARILERDDFRKRYESHQPISLHELLYPIAQGYDSVALECDVELGGTDQLFNLLVGRDLMKEYGQEPQIVMTMPLLEGLDGVEKMSKSLDNYIGIDEEPGSIFGKTMSISDELMWKYQELCTDATPASIESLRAEVESGKRHPMEVKKALAHSIVRDFHGEAAADAALAEFTRVFSRGEKPEEIEEFVLDGSDEPLSIAKVLTASGLASSNTDARRLIAQGGVSIDDERFDDVRGTIDASPGKSYSFKVGKRRFGIIRFE; via the coding sequence ATGGCATTCGACGAAATACCCCTGACCGTTTCCGGGTCGATCGACGATCAGCTCGGCTACCTCACCAAGGGCACGGTCGATGTAATCGAACGTCCCGAGCTCCGGAGAAAACTCGAGCGCAGCGGGCGTGAAGGAAAACCCCTGCTGATCAAGGCGGGCTTCGATCCGACCGCGCCCGACATCCACCTCGGACACACCGTCGTCATCCGTAAGATGCGCCAGTTTCAGCAACTCGGGCACCGTGTCGCCTTTCTCATCGGCGACTTCACCGGGATTATCGGCGACCCGTCCGGAAAGAAGTCGACCCGTCCGGAGCTGAGCCGGGACCAGATCCTCCGCAACGCCGAGACCTACCGGCGCCAGATTTTCAAACTTCTCGATCCCGAAAAGACCGAAATCGTTTTCAACTCGGAGTGGCTGATGAAACTGGGAGCGGACGGTATGGTCCGGCTCGCGGGGAAATATACGGTTGCACGGATCCTGGAGCGCGACGATTTCCGGAAGCGATACGAATCGCATCAGCCGATCTCGCTTCACGAGCTTCTCTATCCGATCGCACAGGGGTACGACAGCGTTGCGCTCGAGTGCGACGTCGAGCTCGGGGGCACGGACCAGCTTTTCAACCTTCTCGTCGGTCGCGACCTGATGAAAGAGTATGGACAGGAGCCCCAGATCGTCATGACGATGCCGCTGCTCGAAGGACTGGACGGCGTCGAGAAGATGTCGAAATCACTCGACAACTACATCGGTATCGACGAGGAGCCCGGGTCGATTTTCGGGAAGACGATGTCGATCTCCGATGAGCTCATGTGGAAATACCAGGAGCTCTGCACCGATGCGACACCCGCGAGTATCGAAAGCTTGCGCGCCGAGGTCGAGTCGGGAAAGCGACACCCGATGGAAGTCAAGAAGGCGCTCGCCCACTCGATCGTCCGCGACTTTCACGGTGAGGCCGCGGCGGATGCGGCACTCGCGGAATTCACGCGAGTCTTCAGCCGCGGCGAAAAACCGGAAGAGATCGAGGAATTCGTTCTCGACGGCTCCGACGAACCACTCTCCATCGCGAAAGTTCTCACCGCCTCGGGACTCGCTTCGAGCAACACCGACGCGAGACGGCTGATCGCTCAGGGGGGCGTCTCGATCGACGACGAGCGGTTCGACGACGTCCGCGGCACCATCGACGCCTCGCCGGGAAAATCCTACTCCTTCAAAGTCGGAAAAAGACGGTTCGGCATCATTCGGTTCGAGTAA